CGAACGTCGCCTTCTGGGCGCACCTGGGGGGCTTCGTTTGGGGCTGGGCGGCGCTGCGCTACGGCCTCTTCGCGCCCGCCGCGCCCCCCTGGCGGCGCGGTTAGTCGTCCGGATGACCCTCGCTTGGGCGGGGCGGGTGCTAGTCTAAACTTTACGAGGTGGACGTGGCGACCGGACGACTCTACCAACGCCAGCTGATGGAGTACGCGCAGGACCTGGCCCGGGCCTACCGGGAGATCCGCGCCTCGCAGGACGACTTCCTTTCCGTGCTGGTGACCCTGGTCGAGCTCAAGGCCCCCGCGGCGCGCGGCCATGCGCGGCGCGTGGCCTTCTGGGCGCTGCGCCTCAACGACGCCCTGGGCCGGCCGCTCGAGCCCGCGGCCCTGGGGGCGGCGGCCCGGGCCCACGACGTGGGCAAGCTGGCGCTGCCCGACCGGGTGATCGCCTCCTGGGTGGGCGAGGACGACGAGGGCCGCGAGCTGCTCGCCACCCACCCCCAGCTGGGGGCCTCGCTGCTCGAGCACGTGGCCGCCTTCCGCGGCTGGATCCCCTGGGTGCGCCACCACCACGAGCGCTGGGACGGCGCCGGCTTCCCCGACGGGCTGGCCGGCGCGGCGATCCCGCTGGGCGCCCGCATCATCGCGGTGGCCAACGGCTTCGACTACCGGATGCACGGCTACGGCCGCGACCCCGCCTACACCCTCGCGGGCACGACCGCCTGGCTGGAGCAGCAGGCCGGCGGCGCCTTCGACCCCGAGCTCGTCGAGGCCTTCGTGGCCATGCCGCTCGAAGCCCTCTGGGCCAACCGCCTGTGGCTCGAGGAGGTGCAGGAGTGAAGGTGCTGCTCATCGAGGACGAGCCCGACATGGTCGCGCTGCTCGAGGCCACCCTGACCCCCGCGGGCTTCGAGGTGCACGCCGAGCGCAGCGGCGACGCCATCGAGGCGCTGCTGGAGCGGCACGACCCCCAGGTGGTGATCGTCGACGTGATGCTCTTCGGCAGCCGCGCCGACGGGTTCGAGGTCGTCCGCCGCATCCGCCGGGTGGCCGGGCACGAGGAGACGCTGGTCGTGGTGCTGACCGCGCTCGAGGGCGAGGAGTACGCCCGCCGCGCCCGCGAGGCGGGGGCCGACCTCTACCTCAGCAAACCCTTCAGCCCGCTCGAGCTGCTCGAGCGCCTGCAGAGCGCGGAGCTGCTCACGGACTAGCGTTTTCGCAGGGGAGTTCGAACCAGAAGACCTGCCCCGGAGGGCGCGCCTCCCAGCCGATGCGCCCGCCGTGCTGGGCGATGACCTCGCGCGCCACCGCCAGCCCCAGGCCGTGCCCCTCGCGCCCGCGGTGGCGGGCGAGGCGCGTCCAGGGCTGGAAGATCGCCTCGGCCTCCTCGGGTTCCAGCGGGGGGCCGCCGTCGTAGACCTCGACGCGCGCGGTGCCGTTCTTGCAGGCGAGGCGGATGCGCACCGGCTCGCCCTCGGGGCCGTACTTGGCGGCGTTGGTGAGCAGGTTGAGCGCCGTCGAGAAGAGGCGGCCCTCGTCGCCCACGACGACGACCTCGCCGTCCTCGGGCTCGAGCCGGAAGCGGCCCGGGAACTGGATCTGCAGCATCTCCGCGGCCTCCGCGATCAGCGCCCCCAGCCGCACCGGCCGCCGTTCGAGCTCGAGGCGCTGCCCCGACTCCAGCCGGTAGAGGTCCAGGAAGGTGGCCAGCGTCTGGCCCAGGCGCCGGGCGGCGTTCTGAATGCGCTTCAGGTAGCGCCGGTGGTCGGCCCCCGGGTCGTCGAGCAGTTCGCTGAACCCCACGATCGTGGCGATGGGGGTGCGCAGCTCGTGGGCCACCATGCCCAGGAGCCGGGTCTTGAAGGCCCCTTCGCTCTCCAGGTCGGCGATGCGTCGGCGCTGGCCCAGCACCTGGCGCGCCTGGTAGTACAGGTAGGCGGCCGCGAAGAGCAGGACGATCACGAAGCCGAACAGGGTGTCGCGGCGGTAGGCGCGCAGCTGCACCAGCAGGTTCGAGCGCACCGTGCTGGAGACCTCGGTGGCCTCGATGACGATGGGGTGCACCCGGTCGGCCCAGGCCTCGAGCCGTTCGCAAGGCCAGGCGCGCGCCGACTCGGCCTCCAGCCGCGCCAGCAGCCGTTCCAGGGTGCGCCGGCTCTCGGGGGCGAGGAGCGGGAAGCTGAAGCTGTGGACGGCCAGGCGGGCGCGCTGTTCCAGGTTGGTGGCGCGCACCGGGTCGATGCCGCCGCGGCTGCAGATCAGCGCCGCCTTGAGCAGGTCGCGTTCGAGCTGGGAGTACTGGTAGGCGGAGTTGGCGGCGCGGGCGTTCGTGATCGCCGACTCCAGCCGCGATTGTTCGTAAAAGAGCAGCGCGGCGAGCAGCAGCAAGGCGACGATCAGGCCCGCCGCCAGCAGGCTGGGGCTCAGTAGTGGAATTCGACGACGCGGACCTGCCACACCCACAGGGCATTGTACCGGGTGGGGTCGGGCTTCAGCCGGTCGTAGGGGAAGATCACCCGCACCGGACCGTAGTTCTCCAGGGTCAGCGGGCGGCCGTCCTGCACCAGGGCGAGGATCGGCTCGAGCGGCGCCAGCTCCGCCCAGGGCCGGTCGATGCGGTAGTCGTCGAGGGCGACGAAGCGCACCACCAGCCCCTCGGTGTCGAGGTTCAGCTCGCGGATGATCTGTTCCAGCAGCACCCCCTCGAAGGTGGAGGGGGGGTCGGTCTCGTGGGGGTGGTGCCGGGTGGTGCGCCGCACCCAGGTCAGCCGTTCGAGTCCGGCGCGGTCGAGGTCGTAGCTGCGGCCGTCGGGGGTGATGAGGGTGAGCAGCACCTCGCCCCGGGGCGCGGGCGGCGGTCCGTCCCAGCCGCCGGTGCGCACCACGGTGTAGCTGGCGCCGCCCTTGCAGCCGCCGAGGAGCAGCGCGAGGAGCAGGAGCAGAGTTCCGTAGCGCATCGTTACGCATTCTATCGGGTGCGCGGGGGCCTGAGGTTGCACGTATACAGTAATAAAAGTTGAGCGTATAATATTCAATGAGGAGGTGGCCATGCCCAAGGGACTCTCCGCTGCGCGCAAGGGGGAAACCATCGAGCTCGTGCTCTCCGACGGCACCGCCGAGGAGCGCCTGCGCCTGCTCGCGATCGAGCTGGCCGAGGCGCTGGCGCGGCTCGAGGCCCCCGGTTACCCGACGATGGACCCCGAGGAGCTCGAGGACAAGCCCAACGACGCCCCCAACTACACCACCGCCACCGTCGAGCTGCTCGAGCCCGAAGGGCTGCTCACGCTGCGCAAGGTGCGGGTGCCCGGCCCCGACCTGCTCGAGTTCACCACCCCCTCGGGCAGCGTCTACGAGTTCGAGTGGCGCCCGGCGCTCGCCTACCTGGAGCCGCTGCTGCCCCGCTAGACCTCCTCGAGGCCCAGGTCCTCGGGGACGACCCGCGCCGGTATGGGCAGGGGGCTGGCCAGTTCGGTGCGGCGCACGAAGGCGAGCATGAAGTTCCCGATCAGCCGCAGCTGCGAGGCGTGGGCGCGGGTGGCCGCGAGCTTGCGCGCGAGCGCCGCGTCGTCGAGCTCGAGCTTGCGCCAGGGCAGCCGCCGCCCGCGGGGCGCCGGGTAGAGCGGCAGCCGCGGGTGCAGCCCTTTGGGCAGGGGGTACTCGTAGCCGCCGTGGACGATGTAGTAGCGCAGCCGCTCCTCCCAGCCCAGCTTGCCCATGACCCGCATCGCGAAGTACGCCGCCGCCTGGTGGTCGGGGTGGGCGTCCAGGGGGCTGGGCACGAGCACCCGGGTGGGCGCGAAGCCGCGCAGCACCGTCTCCAGGTCGGTCTCGAGGTCGCGGCCGGTGTAGCGGGCGCCCGGGCGCAGGCTGCCCGGGTAGGCCACCTCGGAGAGGCGGGTGTGGGGGCTGGTGTAGGGGAGGTAGTAGTGGGTGAGGAAGAGGCGCAGCAGCCCCTGGTCGGGGTAGCCCAGGAAGACCCGGTCCGCCTCCTCGAGCCCCAGCAGCGCCGTGGCCGCGCGCGCCTCCTCCATGCGGCGGAGCGCCAGCGCCCGCATGGCCTCGGGCTTTGGCGCCGGCCGCCCCGAGGCCAGGTCGAAGGCGTCGCCGGCGGTGAGCCAGACCACCCGCACCCGCGCCCCGGCCTCCCGCGCCTGCAGGATCTGGCCGGCCGCGGCGAGCACCTCGTCGTCGGGGTGGGGCGCGAGGACGAGGAGGCGGTCGTCCGCCGCCAGCCCCGCCAGCGGCGGCAGGCGCCGGCTGATCAGCGAGGCCCGCAGGGCGTGGTAGTGGGCGAAGATCCAGCGGCCGTTGATGAAGGCCCAGACGCTGAGGGCCAGCGCCGTCGCCAGCAGCCGCTCGAGCAGGTCGAGCCGCCACCAAAGCCGCAGCGCCTCGCTGACGCCGACGAAGACGACCACGAGCGCGGCGAGCCAGAGCCAGCGGGGCGTCGGGTTCACGGACCTATACTAAGGCAGGACGATCTCATGCCCCCCGAGCCCCTGCGGATCCGAGCCGCCACCCCCTCCGACCTCGCGGCCGTGGGCCGCGTCTCGCACCGGACCGGGCTGCTGGGCGCGCCCATCGGGCGCTTCTTCCCCGACGAGGCGTTGTGGGCCGACGTCTTCGTGCGGCCCTACCTCGAGGCGGGCTGCTGCAACTTCGTGGCCGAGGCGGACGGCCGGATCGTCGCCTACGTGATCGGCGCCTGCGACCCCGGGGCGCTGCCCCGCTGGGCGCGGACGCGGCTCGTGCGGGTGCTGCTGGGGGGGCTGCTGCGGGGGCGCTACCCGAGCTTCCTGCGCGACCTCCCCTACCTCTGGCGGTCGCTGCGGCAGCACGGGGAGCGCGCTCCCGCCGGCCGCTACCCCGCCGAGCTGCACATCAACGCGCTGCCCGAGGCGCGCGGCCGCGGCGTGGGCTCGGCCCTGATGGCGCGCTTCCTCGACTGCCTGCGGGCGCGCGGGGTGCCGGGGGTCCAGCTCGCCACGACCGAGCGCAACACGGCGGCGCTCGCGCTCTACGAGCGGTTCGGCTTCCGGGTCTACGCCCGCTGGCGCTCGCCGTTCTGGAAGCCCTACACGGGGCGGGTGCTCGAGCACCTGCGCCTCGTCAAGGAGCTCGGCTAGCCCTCGACCTCGAGCCGCCCCGGCGGGGCGCGGAAGCCCGTGCGCTTGTGGGTGCCGTCGCAGAAGGGTTTCTTCGCCGAGCCGCCGCAGCGGCACAGCGCCAGCTTCGGCCGTTCGAGGGTGTGCTCCACCCCGTCGAGGACGAAGCGGCTGCCTTCGGGCAGGTCGATCACGATCGGTCCGTCTTCGCGAAAACGCAGTTTCACCAGCGACCTCCTAGACCGGAAAGGAACGCGTGCAGGCGGGCGGCGTACTCGGGGTGGCGCCAGGCGGAGACGTGGGGGAAGCCCTCGAGGGTCCACAGCCGGGCCTCGGGGTAGGCCGCGTGCAGCCGCAGGGCGTGGTCGTAGGGCACGGTGCGGTCGGCGTTGCCGTGCAGCAGGAAGAGGGGCGTGCCCGCCGCGCGCAGGCGCGCCGCCGCCGCCTCCGGGGCCACGGCGGCGGGGTTCACCCCCAGCAGCCAGCGGCTCGCCAGCGCCGCCCCGGGGTAGAGCCAGGGGCCCATGCGCTGGCGCAGCAGGCGGCTCAGCCGCGCGTAGCCCGAGTCGGCCACCACCGCGCGCACGGACTCGCCCGCGGCCACCCGCAGCACCGTGGACGCCCCCATGCTCCAGCCGTGCAGCACCACAGCCTCGCGGGGGTAGCCGCGCTGGGCCAGCCAGTCGAGCCCGCCCAGCACGTCGCGCAGCTCGAGCGCCCCCAGCGTGGTGCGCCCGCCCGGGGAGGCGCCGTGGGCGCGCAGGTCCACGAGCAGCACCCCGAACCCCAGCTGGGCGTAGACGGGCAGCGCCGGCAACACGTAAGGGCTGCCCTTGCTGGCGTTGAGGCCGTGGACCAGGAGCGCCGCCTTGCGCTCGCGCCCGCCGGGCACCCACCAGGCCGCCAGCTCGAGGCCGTCGCGGCTTTTTACCCTGACCTCGGCGAAGTCCAGCCCGTAAAGGGCGGGCGAGAGCCCGGTGGCCTCGCGCCGCGGCCGGCTCTGCCGCCAAACGAGCTGCAACGAGGCGCCCAGATAGCCCGCCGCCAGCGCCGCGGCGCTGGCGGCCAGCCCCGCCTCGGTCACGGCTCCACCCCCGCGCGCGCCAGCTCCGCGGCCAGCTCCTCGTAACCGGGCCGCCCCAAGAGGGCGTAGGTGTAGCGCTTGCCCAGCTCCACCCCCGGCTGGTCGAAGGCGTTGACGTCGAAGAGTTCGCCCAAAAAGGCGGTCTGCCACATCAGGTGCTGCAGCAGCCAGCCCAGGTGGTAGGCGTCGATCTGCTCAAGGACGATCGTGTAGTTGGGGCGGCGCGCCTCGGCCAGCGCGTGGGCGGTGGCCGCGGCCTCGGCGCGCAGGAGCTGGAAGAGGCTCTTGCCGAAGAGGTAGCCGAGCTCCTCCAGGCCCTCCTCGGCCGGCAGGGTCAGGTCGCGGTCGGCTTGCTGGTGGCGCACGAAGACGACGAGCTTGTCGAAGGGCCCCTCGCGGAAGAGCTGCACCTGGGCGTGCTGGTCGGTGGCGCCCACCGCGGCCAGCGGGGTGGGGCCCACGTGGACGCGGCTCCCGGAGCGGTCGTAGGCCTTGCCCAGGCTCTCGGCGTGGAGCTGCACGAACCACGCGGGCAGGAGCGCGAGCCGCGTCGAGTAGGGCATGAGCACGCTGATGCGCTGGCCCTTGCGCCAGGCCAGGTACTGAGCGAGCGCCGTCTGCGCGGGCAGGTTGCCGGCGGCGTCGGCGCGCGCGAGCGCGCCCGCCATGCGCGCGCCCGCGAGCAGGCCGGCGACGTCCACCCCGGCGAGTGCCAGGGGGAGGAGCCCCACGGGGCTGAAGACGCTGAAGCGGCCGCCCACGTCGGGCGGGATCTCGAAGGCGACCAGGCCGTGGCGCTCGGCGTAGGGGCGCAGCACCCCGCGCTCGGGGTCGGTGGTGACGACGACCCGGTCCTTCCAGCGCGGGCCCAGCGCCCGGCGCAGCCAGTCCAGCGCGATCAGGAAGGCCGCCATGGTTTCGGCGGTGGTTCCCGACTTGCTGATCACGTTGACCAGGGTGGCGGCCGGGTCCAGGCGGTCGAGCAGCGCCGCCACCGGTTCGGGCTCGACGTTGTCGACGAAGTGGAGGCGCGCCCCCGAGCCGCCCAGCGCGGCGTCCAGGGCCTTGGCCCCCAGGGCCGAGCCGCCGATGCCCAGCACCAGCACGTCGCGCACCCCCTCCTGCGCCAGCGCGAAGCGCTGCACGCTGCGCAGCACGTCGGTGGCCTCGGGGAGGTGCACCCAGCCGAGCATCGCCGCGGGGTCGCCGGCCCGCTCCCAGAGCGCGTCGCGCGCGGCTTCGAGCCGCGGCGCGGCCGCCTCGAGTTCGCGGGACCACTCCACCCCCTGGTCGGGGCCGATACGGGAGGCGTCGAGGTTCGAAAAGTCCACCTGGAGCATACCCCCATGCTAAACCCCCTCCGGCGCGCCGGAGGGGGCAGCCGGGGCGGCGGGCTCAGTCGCAGCCGGCGGCGTCGCCGACCTCGAGCCGGAACCCGGTCGCCCGGCGGACGACGAAGTTCGTTCCGGGGGCCGCCTCGCCCGCGCGGCAGCCCGGCTCCAATGCGCGGCCGTCCGCGAAGACCTCGCCGCTCTTGAAGCGCAGGCTGTAGCGGACGGGCTCCGATCCCGTCAGGTGGTAGCGCGCGCCCTCGATGCGCGAGGCGGCCACCACGTAGACCCGGCCCGCGGGCCCCTCGTAGCAGAGGACGCAGCTGCGGTAGCCGCCGGTGAGCGGGGCCTCGAGCTCGCCCGTCATCAGCCCTTCGAGGCCGACGCTCTGGATCTGGCGGTAGGTCTGGGCCGCACCCGTGAGCGTGAACCCCGCCCAGAGCAGCGACATGGCCGCCACGAAGCCGCGCGCGGTGGGGCTTTTGCTGCGGGTCCAGCCCAGCCAGGCCCCCCAGAGGGCCAGCGCCAGCAGCGCCAGGTAGAAGAGCGCGATCGGCAGGTACAGGTAGAGTTCGTAGCTCATGCCCACTCCGCCTCCTCCCAAAGCCGCGCCGCCACCGCGAGCAGCGCCAGGGTCACGAAGAGCCCCACCCAGACCGGCGCGGTGGGGACGCCCTGCACCAGCGGCTCGAGCGCCGCCTTCAGGTCCAGGGGGCCGCCGGCGACGCCGAGGAAGCGGCCGACCTTTTCCGGCAGGACGACCTGGGGCAGGGGCAGCTGGGGCAGGAAACCCAAGCGCTCGAGGGCGAAGCGGCCCAGCCACGACCACCCCGCCAGCACTCCGGCGCTGGCGGCCACGGCGACGATCTGCCCGCCGCGGCCGGGGCGGTAGGCGCTGACCAAAAGGCCGTAGACCAGCCCCAGCGCCAGCAGCGGCGCCGCCCAGCCGGCGATCGTGTAGACCCAGACCGCGAGCGGCAGCCAGGCCTCGTAGCGGACCCCGGCCGCCGCGGCCACCCAGTGGACCGTGGCCACGAGCACGGCGTAGTAGACGCCGAGGACGGCGAAGCCGACGCCGAAGCGCGCCGCTGCGTGCGCCCGGCCGCTGCGGGGGCTGGCGAGCAGGAAGGCCAGGGGCCCGGCCGCCTCGCCGGCGAGAGCCCGCGCCAGCACGATCGGCACGAGCACGCCGAAGGGGGCGATGGCCAGCAGCGAGCTCAGCGCCAGCCCCAGGGTGAGCAGGGGGTCGCCGCCGGTCACCCCGCGGGCGAGCCAGGCCACCCAGACGAGCAGGAGCAGGGCGAGGCCGGCGATCAGCAGCCGGTGTTTGCGCAGTTCCAGGGTGAAGAGGTTCACGCCAGCACCTCCCGGAAGGCCTGGGCCACGCTCTGACCGCGTTCGCGCAGCTCCTCGGCCGAGGCGTTGAGGACCACCCGCCCCTCCTTCATGAAGACGGCGCGGTCGAAGATGCCCTCGGCCTCGGCCACCTCGTGGGTGGAGAGCACGTAGGTGGCGTCTTCGCGCCACTCGCTCACCAGCGCCGCCAGGATGCGGTCGCGGGTGATCAGGTCCACCCCGCCCAGGGGTTCGTCGAGCAGGTAGAGCCGCACCTTGCGGGCCAGCGTGGCCGCGAGCAGGAAGCGCGCCCGCTGCCCCTTGGACAGCTGCGCCAGGCTGCGGCGCGGCACCTCGAGCTGGTCGAGCAGCTCGAGGAAACGCGCGGGGCGGAAGTCGGGGTAGAGGCTCCCGAACAGGCCCACCGCGCCCTTGGGGTCGAGCCACTCGTACATCTGCCCCCGTTCGGGCAGGAAGGCGATCTCGCCCCGCACCCGCCGCGGCGGGGCGCCGTCCAGCCGCACCTCGCCGGCGTCGGGGTAGAGCAGCCCGGCCATCAGCTTGAGCGTCGTGGACTTGCCCGCGCCGTTGGTGCCCAGCAGCCCCACCACGCCGCCGGTCGGAAGCTCGAGCGAGAGTTCGTCGACCGCGACGGTGCCGCCGAAGCGCCGGGTCACACGATCGAGCCTAAGGTGCATCGCCCACCTCCTCCAGGACCTCGCGGGCCGCGTTCAGGTCCATGCCCAGCGCCCGTACGGTGCGCAGGTAGGCGCGCGCCGCCGCCTCCAGCTCGCGCCGGCGGATCGCCTCGACGTCCACGTCCTCGCGCACGAAGGTGCCCAGGCCGCGGCGGGTCTCGGTGATGCCCTCGCGCTCGAGCTCGGCGTAGGCGTGCACCACGGTGTTGGGGTTGACCCGCGCCTCCTCGGCCAGCGTCCGCGCCGAGGGCAGCTTGCCCCCGGGGGCGAGCTCACCGCGGGCCAGCATGCGCTTCACCTCCGCGGCGATCTGGGCGTAGATCGGTCCCTTCTCGGGTTCGATGTGCCACAAGTACCTCACCTCCACGCCCCGAGTGTACTACAACACTAGTACACCATGCAACCCCTACGGATGGCTGCGCTAAACTGGGGTATGTCTGTAAAGAAGATTCCCCTCGAAGTCCTCTTCGGCGATCCCGAGCTGGGTCAGGTGCAGGTCGCCCCCGACGGCCGGAGCGTCGCCTTCATCGCCCCCTGGGAGGGGGTGAAGAACCTGTGGGTGCAGGACCTGGCGACCGGCGCGCGCCGCCGCGTCACCGCCGACCGCGGCCGCGGGATCGTCGCTTACGGCTGGCTGCCCTCCGGCCTCCTCGTCTACATGCAGGACGAGGGCGGCGACGAGAACTGGCGCCTCTACGCCCAGGACCCCGAAGGCGGCGCGCCGCGGCTGCTCACGCCGGGCGAAGGGGTGCAGGCGCGCATCCTGAAGGCCCACCCCGACTTTCCCGACGAGCTGCTGGTGCTGCTCAACGACCGCGACCCGGCGTTGCACGACGTCTGGCGGGTGAACGCCCGCACGGGCGAGCGCGTGCGCGTCCTCGAAAACCCCGGCTACGTGGGCTTCCTGGCCGACGAGCGCCTGCGGGTGCGCGCCGCCTTCCGCCCCACCGACGACGGCGGAGGCGAGCTCTTCGTGCGCGAGGGCGACGCCTGGCGGCCGCTGCGGCGCTGGGGCTTCGAGGACGGTCTGAGCACCTGGCCCCTCGAGGTGCGGGGCCGCACCCTCTACATGTCCTCCTCCGTCGGCCGCGAGACCGCGGCGCTGCTGGCCGTGGACCTCGCGACCGGCGAGGAGCGGGTGCTGGCCGAGGATCCGGGGTACGACCTGCCCGACAACGAGGGCCTGCTCTTCCACCCCCGCGCCGAACGCCCCGAGGCGGTGGCGGTGATGCGCGACCGGCTCGGCTGGATCGTCCTCGATCCGGCGCTCGAGCCCGACTTCGCGCGGCTCGCGGAGCTGGAAGGCGACGTCTACATCGCCAACCGCGACCTGGCGAACCGCGTCTGGGCGGTACGCGAGGAGCTGGATCACCGCAGCCCCCGCTACTGGATCTACGACCGCGAAACCCGCGAACTCGAGCTCCTGGGCGACGTGCTCCCGGCGCTCGCCGCCTACACCCTGGCCCCGAGGCGAACGGTCCGCTACCGCGCCAAGGACGGCCTCGAGATCGAGGGCTACCTGACGCTGCCGCCGGGCCGCGAACCGCGCAACCTGCCCGCGGTCATCCTGCCCCACGGCGGACCCTGGCACCGCGACACCTGGGGCTTCGACCCCTGGGCCCAGTGGCTCGCCAACCGCGGATTCGCCGTGCTCCAGCCCAACTTCCGCGGCTCCACCGGCTACGGCAAGGCCTTGCTCAACGCCGGGAACAAGCAGTGGGGCCGGGCCATGCAGGACGACCTGAGCGACGCCGTGCGCTGGCTGGTGGAACAGGGGATCGCCGATCCCCGGCGGGTGGCCATCATGGGCGGTTCCTACGGCGGCTACGCCACCCTGGCGGGGCTGGCCTTCACCCCCGAACTCTACGCCGCGGGCGTCGACATCGTGGGGCCTTCGAACCTGTTTACCCTGCTCGAGACCGTGCCGCCCTACTGGAAGCCGATGATCGCGCTCTTCTACACCCGCATGGGCCATCCCGAGCACGACGCCGACCTCCTGCGCGAGGTCTCGCCCCTCTTCCACGCCGATCGGATCCGCGCGCCCCTGCTCATCGGCCAGGGCGCCAACGACCCCCGGGTCAAGCGCGCCGAGAGCCTGCAGATCGTCGAGGCGCTGAGGGAAAAGGGCAAGCCGGTGGAGTACGTGGAGTACCCCGACGAGGGCCACGGCTTCCTGAAGGCGGAGAACCGGCTCGACTTCTTCCGCAGGGCCGAGGCCTTCCTGACCCGGCACCTGAACCCTTAGGAGGCGACGTGGCGGAGACGGTGCTCGCACGGATCTACGAGGCGTTGGGCGAGGAGGGGCTGCGCAAGGCCCGCTGGCAGCAGAAGGTGCGCGTCTGGGGCCTGCTGGCCCAGGTCGCCGGCGTGGCGCTCTTCGCGCTCGTCATGCTGCCCACCGGCTGGGCCGCGGCACTGCGCGACGCCCTGGGGGGCGGGGGCGCTTTCGGGGCGCTGCTGGTGGTGCTGGCGCTGATGGCGCTGCAAAGCGTCTTCACCCTGCCGCTGGCGTGGTACTTCGGCTACCGGGTGGAGCAGCTGCTGGGAACGAACCGTCAGACGCTTTCCGGCTGGCTGCTCGACTACCTCAAGCAAGGCCTTCTCTCCACCGTGCTCTTCGGCCTCTTCTTCTGGGGCGTCTACCTGGTCTTCCGCGCCTGGCCCACGGCCTGGCTGCCGGCGCTGGCGGGGGTGGTGGTGCTGTTGGTGCTGGGCCTCTACCTGGCGCAGCCGCTGATGGTCCGGGCCCAGTTCAAAGCCGAGCCCCTCGAGGACGAGGAGCTCTCCGCCCGCCTGGCGCGCGTCTTCGAGAAGGCGGGTTTCGCCTACGGGGGCGTGAGCGTGCTGCGGGCGGGGGAGAAGACCGCGCGCGGCAACGCCGCGCTCGTGCCCAAGGGGGGCCGGCTCGAGGTGATGGTCTTCGACACCCTGCTCGAGGAGATCGGGCCCGAGGGGCTCGAGGTGGTGGTCGCCCACGAGCTGGGCCACCGCGCCCACAAGGACTGGCCCTGGATGCTGGGCCTTTACGGCCTGCTCTTCGTGGTCGGCATCGCGCTGGCGCACGCGGCGCTCGCCTGGACGGCCGGCCGCTGGGGGCTCGCCGGGGCCGGCGACCCGGCGACGCTGCCGCTGCTCCTGCTGGTGCTGAACCTTTGGATGCTGGTGGCGCAGGTGGCGATGAACGCCTTCATGCGTTCGCGCGAGTTCGCGGCCGACCGCTACGCCCTCGAGCTGGTGCCCAACCTGGAGGCCTTTGAGCGCACCTTCGTCACCCTGGCCCGGCAGAACCTGGCCGACCCCGAGCCGCCGGAGTGGGTGGAGTTCTGGCTGCACGACCACCCCTCGATCGCGCGGCGGCTGGAAGCGGCGCGCCGGGCGGTGCGTTCGGGGTAGCCGCCGCGGCGTAAGCTGGGGGCGCTATGGCGCACGAGCCGGAGAACGACGCCTTCGAGACGCGCTCGGTCCAGGCCTTCTACGACGCGAACGCTGAGGCCGAGTGGGCGCGCCTGGAGCGCCACCGCACCGAGTTCGCGGTGACCTTGCGGGCGCTTGAGGACCACCTGCCCCCACCCCCGGCCGCGGTGCTCGACGTGGGCGGCGGGCCCGGACGCTACGCCATCGAGCTGAGCCGCCGGGGCCACCGGGTTACGCTGGTGGACCTGGCCGCGGCCAATCTGGAGCTGGCCCGCCGCAAGGCGGAAGAGGCCGGCGTGGGGCTCGAAGGCGTGGTCCAGGCCAACGCCCTTGACCTCAGCCGCCTTCCCGACGCCGCCTACGACGCGGTCCTCTTGATGGGCCCGCTCTACCACCTGCTCACGGAAACGGCGCGCCGGCGCGCGGTCCTGGAGGCGCGGCGGCGCTTGCGGCCGGGCGGCGTGATCTTCGCCGCCTTCATCACCCGCTTCGCCCCTCTGCGCGACCTGGCGGCGCGCGAGCCCGGAGGGCTGCTCGAGCAACGGGACT
This genomic stretch from Oceanithermus profundus DSM 14977 harbors:
- a CDS encoding response regulator transcription factor: MKVLLIEDEPDMVALLEATLTPAGFEVHAERSGDAIEALLERHDPQVVIVDVMLFGSRADGFEVVRRIRRVAGHEETLVVVLTALEGEEYARRAREAGADLYLSKPFSPLELLERLQSAELLTD
- a CDS encoding PIG-L deacetylase family protein, producing MNPTPRWLWLAALVVVFVGVSEALRLWWRLDLLERLLATALALSVWAFINGRWIFAHYHALRASLISRRLPPLAGLAADDRLLVLAPHPDDEVLAAAGQILQAREAGARVRVVWLTAGDAFDLASGRPAPKPEAMRALALRRMEEARAATALLGLEEADRVFLGYPDQGLLRLFLTHYYLPYTSPHTRLSEVAYPGSLRPGARYTGRDLETDLETVLRGFAPTRVLVPSPLDAHPDHQAAAYFAMRVMGKLGWEERLRYYIVHGGYEYPLPKGLHPRLPLYPAPRGRRLPWRKLELDDAALARKLAATRAHASQLRLIGNFMLAFVRRTELASPLPIPARVVPEDLGLEEV
- a CDS encoding ABC transporter ATP-binding protein, coding for MHLRLDRVTRRFGGTVAVDELSLELPTGGVVGLLGTNGAGKSTTLKLMAGLLYPDAGEVRLDGAPPRRVRGEIAFLPERGQMYEWLDPKGAVGLFGSLYPDFRPARFLELLDQLEVPRRSLAQLSKGQRARFLLAATLARKVRLYLLDEPLGGVDLITRDRILAALVSEWREDATYVLSTHEVAEAEGIFDRAVFMKEGRVVLNASAEELRERGQSVAQAFREVLA
- a CDS encoding CDGSH iron-sulfur domain-containing protein, yielding MKLRFREDGPIVIDLPEGSRFVLDGVEHTLERPKLALCRCGGSAKKPFCDGTHKRTGFRAPPGRLEVEG
- a CDS encoding HD-GYP domain-containing protein, which translates into the protein MDVATGRLYQRQLMEYAQDLARAYREIRASQDDFLSVLVTLVELKAPAARGHARRVAFWALRLNDALGRPLEPAALGAAARAHDVGKLALPDRVIASWVGEDDEGRELLATHPQLGASLLEHVAAFRGWIPWVRHHHERWDGAGFPDGLAGAAIPLGARIIAVANGFDYRMHGYGRDPAYTLAGTTAWLEQQAGGAFDPELVEAFVAMPLEALWANRLWLEEVQE
- a CDS encoding GNAT family N-acetyltransferase produces the protein MPPEPLRIRAATPSDLAAVGRVSHRTGLLGAPIGRFFPDEALWADVFVRPYLEAGCCNFVAEADGRIVAYVIGACDPGALPRWARTRLVRVLLGGLLRGRYPSFLRDLPYLWRSLRQHGERAPAGRYPAELHINALPEARGRGVGSALMARFLDCLRARGVPGVQLATTERNTAALALYERFGFRVYARWRSPFWKPYTGRVLEHLRLVKELG
- a CDS encoding sensor histidine kinase; the encoded protein is MAGPRRRIPLLSPSLLAAGLIVALLLLAALLFYEQSRLESAITNARAANSAYQYSQLERDLLKAALICSRGGIDPVRATNLEQRARLAVHSFSFPLLAPESRRTLERLLARLEAESARAWPCERLEAWADRVHPIVIEATEVSSTVRSNLLVQLRAYRRDTLFGFVIVLLFAAAYLYYQARQVLGQRRRIADLESEGAFKTRLLGMVAHELRTPIATIVGFSELLDDPGADHRRYLKRIQNAARRLGQTLATFLDLYRLESGQRLELERRPVRLGALIAEAAEMLQIQFPGRFRLEPEDGEVVVVGDEGRLFSTALNLLTNAAKYGPEGEPVRIRLACKNGTARVEVYDGGPPLEPEEAEAIFQPWTRLARHRGREGHGLGLAVAREVIAQHGGRIGWEARPPGQVFWFELPCENASP
- a CDS encoding alpha/beta hydrolase translates to MTEAGLAASAAALAAGYLGASLQLVWRQSRPRREATGLSPALYGLDFAEVRVKSRDGLELAAWWVPGGRERKAALLVHGLNASKGSPYVLPALPVYAQLGFGVLLVDLRAHGASPGGRTTLGALELRDVLGGLDWLAQRGYPREAVVLHGWSMGASTVLRVAAGESVRAVVADSGYARLSRLLRQRMGPWLYPGAALASRWLLGVNPAAVAPEAAAARLRAAGTPLFLLHGNADRTVPYDHALRLHAAYPEARLWTLEGFPHVSAWRHPEYAARLHAFLSGLGGRW
- a CDS encoding molybdopterin-dependent oxidoreductase; its protein translation is MRYGTLLLLLALLLGGCKGGASYTVVRTGGWDGPPPAPRGEVLLTLITPDGRSYDLDRAGLERLTWVRRTTRHHPHETDPPSTFEGVLLEQIIRELNLDTEGLVVRFVALDDYRIDRPWAELAPLEPILALVQDGRPLTLENYGPVRVIFPYDRLKPDPTRYNALWVWQVRVVEFHY